One region of Nothobranchius furzeri strain GRZ-AD chromosome 16, NfurGRZ-RIMD1, whole genome shotgun sequence genomic DNA includes:
- the LOC139063448 gene encoding uncharacterized protein, giving the protein MLSAYQAELCEDMNTKPDPEVWERITVLTDICLRVQRCAVQATAKAMGMMKITFLGLNLDSGSFTAHLSTPRMNALSLCLARFRLHSSVRFALCLRLLDPVRHSRSGSFCLQGECSVSTVFLPARLRRSTRRGRAGAQLATETALRFSPSGPDTTHLAEGTNPAPHSHSGGPILASHALGGGHFPTPGGPTLETAASQGPGVPSGRLDLPPSSRTAGPVGLAPEGCGLVSAELPQAVIRTIQNARAPSTRSLYDCKWRVFEAWCQGREVSPFQCPVNIILSFLQDLLDGKKAFSTIKVYLAAISARHLGFGKKLAGRHPLVCSFMRGARRLLPVSRPLVPSWDLSLVLSALSGPPFEPMDSLDLKILSLKVVLLLALVSAK; this is encoded by the exons atgctctcggcgtaccaagccgagctctgtgaggacatgaatacgaagccggacccggaggtgtgggagagaATCACCGtattgaccgacatctgcctgcgtgtgcagcgctgcgcggtccaggctacggctaaagctatgggcatgatg aaaataacctttctaggtctgaatctggactcagggtcgTTCACGGCCCATCTCTCGACACCGCGCAtgaacgcgctctcgctctgcctggcgcgcttccgtctacacagttcggtgcggtttgcgttatgcctcaggctt ttggatccggttcggcacagccgtagtggatctttttgcctccaaggagaatgctcagtgtccactgtttttctccctgcgcgactgagacgctccactcggcgtggacgcgctggcgcacaacTGGCCACggagactgctttacgcttttcccccagtggccctgataccacccaccttgctgagggtacgaacccagcgccacactctcattctggtggccccatactggccagccatgcattgggtggcggacattttccaactcctggagggccaaccttggaaactgccgcttcgcagggacctggtgtcccaagcgggaggctcgatcttccaccctcatccagaacggctggccctgtgggcctggcccctgaggggtgcgggctagtgtcagcagagctgccccaggcagtcattcgaaccattcagaatgctagggccccctccactaggtccctatatgactgtaaatggagggtgtttgaagcctggtgtcagggtagggaggtctcacccttccaatgcccggtgaacatcattctgtctttcctgcaagacttgttggatgggaagaaggctttctccaccattaaagtgtacctagcagccatttccgcccgacacttgggttttgggaagaaattggcaggtcgacaccccctggtgtgtagtttcatgaggggcgcgcgcaggcttctccctgtgtctcgacccctggtgccctcatgggatctgtccttggtgctgtcggccctctccgggcctccatttgaacctatggacagcctggaccttaagatcctgtctcttaaggtggtgctactcctggctttggtatctgcaaagtga